Proteins co-encoded in one Christiangramia fulva genomic window:
- the trpB gene encoding tryptophan synthase subunit beta, giving the protein MTYQADEKGYYGEFGGAYIPEMLYPNVEELRSRYLDIMKENSFQKEFKELLKEYVGRPTPLYYAKRFSEKYGTKVYLKREDLCHTGAHKVNNTVGQILMAKKLGKNRIIAETGAGQHGVATATVCALMGIECIVYMGEIDIERQAPNVARMKMLGAKVVPAKSGSRTLKDATNEAIRDWINNPVDTHYIIGSVVGPHPYPDMVARFQSVISEEIKNQLKEKEGTENPDFVVACVGGGSNAAGAYFHYLDNPEVGIIAVEAAGKGIDSGESAATSALGKVGIIHGSKTLLMQTGDGQITEPYSISAGLDYPGVGPMHANLFKSGRGEFISITDEAAMKAGLELAKLEGIIPAIETSHALAIFEDRKFKKDDIVVVNLSGRGDKDLNTYIDYFNL; this is encoded by the coding sequence ATGACCTATCAGGCAGATGAAAAGGGATATTACGGTGAATTTGGCGGTGCTTATATTCCCGAAATGCTTTATCCGAATGTAGAAGAATTGCGCTCGCGCTATCTGGATATCATGAAAGAGAATTCTTTTCAGAAAGAATTCAAAGAACTTCTGAAGGAATATGTGGGCCGCCCTACCCCGCTCTATTACGCGAAAAGGTTCAGTGAAAAATACGGGACCAAAGTCTATTTGAAACGGGAAGACCTATGCCATACCGGCGCTCATAAAGTGAACAATACCGTGGGGCAGATCCTGATGGCTAAAAAACTGGGTAAAAACCGAATTATCGCCGAAACCGGGGCGGGACAGCATGGTGTTGCTACCGCTACGGTTTGCGCATTGATGGGGATCGAGTGCATAGTTTATATGGGTGAGATCGATATTGAACGGCAGGCGCCGAATGTTGCCAGGATGAAAATGCTTGGTGCTAAAGTAGTTCCCGCAAAATCGGGCAGCCGAACGCTTAAAGACGCGACCAATGAAGCGATTCGGGACTGGATCAATAATCCGGTAGACACCCATTACATCATTGGTTCTGTGGTGGGACCGCATCCCTATCCCGATATGGTGGCGAGGTTTCAGAGCGTGATTTCAGAGGAAATTAAAAATCAGCTGAAGGAAAAAGAAGGCACTGAAAATCCCGATTTTGTTGTGGCTTGTGTAGGCGGAGGAAGCAATGCAGCGGGTGCTTATTTTCATTATCTCGATAACCCGGAAGTAGGAATCATTGCCGTGGAAGCTGCCGGAAAAGGAATCGATTCGGGTGAAAGCGCGGCGACCTCAGCGCTGGGAAAAGTCGGCATTATTCACGGAAGCAAAACATTGCTGATGCAAACCGGCGACGGACAGATCACTGAACCCTATTCCATTTCGGCGGGACTTGATTATCCGGGAGTCGGGCCGATGCACGCTAATCTTTTCAAAAGCGGAAGAGGAGAATTCATAAGCATTACCGATGAAGCCGCGATGAAAGCCGGACTCGAACTGGCAAAACTGGAAGGAATTATTCCCGCTATTGAAACTTCGCATGCCCTGGCTATTTTTGAGGACCGCAAATTCAAGAAAGATGATATTGTCGTGGTAAACCTTTCGGGTCGCGGAGATAAAGATTTGAACACCTATATCGATTATTTCAATTTGTAA
- the trpA gene encoding tryptophan synthase subunit alpha, with translation MNRIQQKLQEDHKLLSIYFTAGFPAINDTEKIILDLEKSGVDFIEIGLPFSDPLADGPTIQESSTKALKNGMTTNKLFDQLKSIREKVEIPLVIMGYFNPILQYGVENFCKKCQETGIDGLIIPDLPVDVYHEEYQELFAKYGLLNIFLITPQTSEERIRFIDSVSKGFIYMVSSASVTGSTSGFGEETRNYFKRINDLQLKNPQIVGFGIKDHDTFKQATEYAKGAIIGSAFIKNLNEKGTSSISEFVKNVKALT, from the coding sequence ATGAACAGAATTCAACAAAAACTGCAGGAAGATCACAAACTGCTTTCCATTTATTTTACAGCCGGATTTCCGGCGATCAACGATACCGAAAAGATAATCCTCGATTTGGAAAAAAGCGGCGTAGATTTTATTGAAATAGGATTACCATTTAGCGATCCGCTGGCCGATGGACCAACCATACAGGAAAGCTCTACAAAAGCGCTGAAGAATGGGATGACCACCAATAAACTTTTCGATCAGCTGAAAAGTATCCGTGAAAAAGTGGAAATTCCGCTGGTCATTATGGGTTATTTCAATCCTATTTTGCAATATGGAGTTGAGAATTTTTGTAAAAAATGCCAGGAAACAGGCATTGACGGACTCATCATTCCAGACCTTCCTGTAGACGTTTATCATGAAGAATATCAGGAGTTGTTCGCGAAATATGGGCTGCTCAATATTTTCCTGATCACTCCGCAAACTTCAGAAGAACGCATCAGGTTTATCGATTCGGTTTCCAAAGGTTTTATCTACATGGTAAGCAGCGCGAGCGTAACCGGTTCTACCAGCGGATTTGGAGAGGAAACCAGGAATTATTTCAAAAGAATAAATGATCTCCAGCTTAAGAATCCGCAGATCGTCGGCTTCGGAATAAAAGATCATGATACTTTTAAACAAGCCACTGAATATGCAAAAGGAGCGATCATTGGCAGCGCTTTTATCAAAAATCTCAATGAAAAAGGAACTTCATCAATTTCTGAATTTGTGAAAAATGTTAAAGCTTTAACCTAA
- a CDS encoding 30S ribosomal protein THX has product MGKGDKKTKRGKIAIGTHGKLRPKRKKFKVKPTTLADQDKKELQ; this is encoded by the coding sequence ATGGGAAAAGGCGATAAAAAAACCAAACGCGGTAAAATCGCGATCGGCACACACGGAAAGTTACGCCCTAAACGCAAAAAATTTAAGGTGAAACCCACCACTTTAGCCGATCAGGATAAAAAAGAATTGCAATAA
- a CDS encoding uracil-DNA glycosylase family protein produces MKQLFHHKHPYDPFIPENATKLIVGTLPPPRFTKRQLKEDDLDFCYGSRDGLLWIVLNKIFDLGLKFENTEEAVKQRKDFLRSRRIGICDVVESSRREKIDASDLGMRKVELRDMIKILRNHPKIETLLFTGGNSKNGPEYFFRKHLKEDHPDIRMKLISNDSPKIHQFVLDGRLIKTVSLIAPSGSANIAIGSSELYKELKKKNPEFNTIDFRVLQYKEFF; encoded by the coding sequence ATGAAACAACTTTTTCATCACAAACATCCATACGATCCTTTTATTCCCGAAAATGCCACGAAACTCATCGTGGGCACCCTGCCACCGCCGCGTTTTACCAAAAGACAGCTCAAGGAAGATGATTTAGATTTTTGTTACGGGAGTCGTGACGGACTGCTTTGGATCGTACTGAATAAAATTTTTGACCTCGGCCTGAAATTTGAAAATACCGAAGAAGCCGTGAAGCAGCGTAAAGATTTTCTTCGCAGCCGCCGAATTGGAATTTGTGATGTGGTGGAAAGCAGCCGGCGTGAAAAGATAGATGCCTCTGACCTCGGGATGCGAAAAGTAGAATTGCGGGATATGATCAAAATTCTTCGAAATCATCCTAAAATCGAAACACTTTTATTTACCGGTGGGAATTCGAAAAACGGACCGGAATATTTTTTTCGGAAACATTTAAAGGAAGATCATCCCGATATCAGGATGAAATTAATATCAAACGATTCCCCTAAAATCCACCAGTTTGTACTTGACGGAAGGCTGATAAAAACCGTTTCATTAATTGCTCCGTCTGGTTCCGCGAACATAGCGATTGGAAGTTCTGAGCTCTATAAAGAGCTCAAAAAGAAAAACCCTGAATTCAATACCATTGATTTCAGGGTCCTTCAATATAAAGAATTTTTCTAG
- the yaaA gene encoding peroxide stress protein YaaA: MKIVVSPAKTLDYDSKLPTTRGTQPEFLETAGKLNRKLSRQSKKEISKLMSISDKLADLNYTRYQEFEEDHNKKNSRPAMYAFNGDVYTGLDAYTIPTEKLDKLQDTLRILSGMYGILRPLDLIQPYRLEMGTDIGIERKKNLYEVWHKKVTDYLNNELKDDELFLNLASNEYFKAVDTKKLKVPVISPVFKDFKNGNLKIISFYAKKARGSMVRYIIDKDCQTLDDVKGFDYEGYRFSEQHTENENEPTFIR, translated from the coding sequence ATGAAAATTGTTGTTTCCCCGGCGAAAACGCTGGATTACGATTCAAAATTACCAACCACTCGAGGCACTCAGCCCGAATTTCTGGAAACTGCTGGCAAATTGAACCGCAAACTTTCCAGGCAAAGCAAAAAAGAGATTTCAAAATTAATGAGCATCAGCGATAAACTGGCAGATCTAAATTATACGCGGTACCAGGAGTTTGAAGAAGATCATAATAAAAAGAATTCCCGTCCCGCCATGTATGCCTTTAACGGCGATGTTTATACAGGACTGGATGCCTATACAATTCCTACAGAGAAGCTGGATAAACTCCAGGATACATTACGAATTCTTTCCGGGATGTATGGAATTTTAAGGCCTTTGGATCTTATTCAGCCGTATCGCCTGGAAATGGGAACCGATATCGGAATCGAAAGAAAGAAAAACCTTTACGAAGTATGGCATAAAAAGGTGACCGATTATCTCAATAATGAACTTAAAGACGATGAACTTTTTCTGAATCTTGCCAGCAATGAATATTTTAAGGCTGTTGATACGAAAAAGCTGAAAGTTCCTGTAATTTCTCCTGTTTTTAAGGATTTCAAAAACGGAAATCTCAAGATTATCAGTTTTTACGCGAAAAAAGCCAGAGGTTCTATGGTTCGATATATCATCGATAAAGACTGTCAAACCCTGGACGATGTCAAAGGCTTCGATTATGAAGGTTACCGCTTTAGTGAACAGCATACCGAAAATGAGAATGAACCCACCTTTATTAGGTAA